accggtaattatacacataaggagacataagtttcgaaaatatagtagttattttgaatatgaacgaacaaaatttatttaaagcagtgaattattaatatatagaatagtttatttataaatacaaagtattctttattttaaccaaaaCACAAAACAGgtgtatacaaattattttctgctttaatcgaGTTAATGTTAggtttaatttttgttaataactttttaatgaacaacaagcgacggctaaaaccttttgaaggtcactcaggagggtactgttgacaatatatgttaaggtcaaggtcatcagAGCTGACTCCcctaaaatgcataattaccatcCCTCCttactctttttctcttattagCGTACAATTAGgtagtaattataattaactatGATGTTTAGATTACATGTGAAAAACATCTTTGTATCATGAAAGATAGTATAGTATATTTGTCCCCCATGCTGACAATTAGTTATTTGTGCATCACAAAACACGTATCTGTTACGTAACGTacgtaattattcattattattttttatacaaataaacaaattgttTTTTCAACCAAACTAGCAAATTTTATAGTGTAATTggcacaacgtttcgatcgAGAATCCACTTTTCTTCAggtaaaaaatacaatattggTTAAAAATTCTAATCAAAGATTAAAAGAGGTTAGGTTACATATTCAGATTTAAGTTAGATAAATATGTTTAACATTGCATCAAACTTCCACGTAAGTTTCATATGTTACATatgtttaacatatttatttaagtcAAATCTGAATATGTAACCTAATCTCTCTTAATCTTTGGTTAGAATTTGTAGCCAATATTGTCTTTTTCAGCTGAAGAGGATCGAATTCTCGAACGAAACGTTATGACGGTTACACAATAAATATTGCCAGTTTGATcgcaaaaaaaacaattttttcatttgtatttcattattattggcaaacagttatttatttgcattattatttgatacttATATTACAACTTTTTATCAATTAGGTTTaagattttgttataatattacacattttaaagttttaaatttagttgtattattattaggtTGGTAAGAAAATAATGTCGGTTTTTAACTTGTAACTTTAAACGCATATATCTCAGCTCAGAGTAAAGTGtattaatcgaaattataACCATTACAATCAACCCCTTTTTTTCCAACGAGAAACAAGTTTATTTATTCCGGTAACGTAGAATTCCAACGTCTTGGAATCGATAAACTCTCGGAAGGCACTTTCAACAGCACCGTGGTTGTTGAAGACTTTCTCTTGCAGGAAGTGGTCGAGGTGCTTAAAAAAGTGGTAGTCGGTTGGCGAGAGGTCTGGCGAGTATGGTGGGTGAGCCAGAGTTTCATAGCCTAATTTATTCAGTTTCTGCAGCGTCGTTTGTGCGACGTGTGGCCGGGCATTATCGTGAAGAAGAATAGGACCTTTTCTATTGACCAATGCCGGGCGCAGGCGTTGCAGTTTGCGGTGCATTTCGTCGATTTCTTGACAATACTTCTCTGCCGTGATGGTTTCGCCTGGATTCAGGAAGTTGTAGTGTATCAGACCGGCTGACGACCACCAAACCGTCACCATGGTCTTCCTTTGGTGCAGCTTCGGCTTTGGGAAGTGTTGTGGAGCTTCGCCATGGTTCAACCACTGTGCTAAGCGCCGCCGATTGTCGTATagaatccatttttcatcgcatGTCACAATGTGATCGAGGAATGGATCGTTGTTGTTGCGTAAAAGAAGTGCAGAGCACACTTCATAACgacgattttttaaattttcattcaattcatgcggcacccatTTGTCgagctttttttattttccaagtTGTCTGAGGTGGTCCAGAACTGTTGGATGACTTACATCTAATTTTACAGCAAGCTCTCGAATCGTTATGCGCGGATCTGCCTCGACCAACACCTTTAATTCGTCGTTGTCAATTGTCGATGGACGTCCACGACCTTCTTCATCTTCAAGGCTCTCATCTCTATTCCGAAATTTTTGAAACCAACGTTGCATCGTACGTTCGTTTGCGGTTCCCTGGCCGAATGCGCTGTTGATGTTACGAGTCGCCTCTGCTGCTTTATGGCCTAGTTTGAACTCGTACAAGAATATCGCTcgcaattgtttcttttccatcataaattctataaataataatggatacaaaataataataaaaataaaaccaaT
The Ooceraea biroi isolate clonal line C1 chromosome 12, Obir_v5.4, whole genome shotgun sequence DNA segment above includes these coding regions:
- the LOC105279357 gene encoding LOW QUALITY PROTEIN: histone-lysine N-methyltransferase SETMAR-like (The sequence of the model RefSeq protein was modified relative to this genomic sequence to represent the inferred CDS: deleted 1 base in 1 codon; substituted 1 base at 1 genomic stop codon) → MMEKKQLRAIFLYEFKLGHKAAEATRNINSAFGQGTANERTMQRWFQKFRNRDESLEDEEGRGRPSTIDNDELKVLVEADPRITIRELAVKLDVSHPTVLDHLRQLGKXKKLDKWVPHELNENLKNRRYEVCSALLLRNNNDPFLDHIVTCDEKWILYDNRRRLAQWLNHGEAPQHFPKPKLHQRKTMVTVWWSSAGLIHYNFLNPGETITAEKYCQEIDEMHRKLQRLRPALVNRKGPILLHDNARPHVAQTTLQKLNKLGYETLAHPPYSPDLSPTDYHFFKHLDHFLQEKVFNNHGAVESAFREFIDSKTLEFYVTGINKLVSRWKKGVDCNGYNFD